CCTGGAGACCGCGGAAGAGGGACTTCGGATTGCCAGGGAAAGCTACAGAGCCGGCGTAATAAAAAATGCCGATCTTCTCAATGCCGAACTGGCCCTCACGAGTGCCAGAACAGGATACGTGAAGGCCCTCTATGATTATTACATGAGCAGGGCGGAACTGAACAGGGAAATCGGTGTTAACAGTGATACAGTATTATTCCGGGAGGATTCGAAATGAAAATAAATAAAAAATTTGTTCCACTGGCCATAGCCATAATCATCATCACCGGGGCGACCCTTTACTTCGAAGTGTTCAGGGACCTGGGAGAAAACGGCAACACTATAAAGGGCAGCGGAACCATTGAGGTAACGGAAATTGAGATCGCCTCAAAGATAGCCGGCAGGGTCATGGCTCTTCCCCACGAGGAAGGCGACACGGTGAAGGAGGGAGGACTGCTGGTGAAACTTGCCTATGATGAACTTGACGCTCAGCGTCTTTCTGCCGTGGCCAATATGAATAATGCGGAAAAAAACCTGAAGCGGGTACGGGATCTGAATGCCACCGGTTCAATTTCCAAAAAGGATCTGGATAACGCAGAAATGGTCTATCGTGTCGCCAGGGCCAACTATGAGTATGTTGCTGCAACCATTGAACAGGCTGTTATCTATTCTCCCGTCAATGCAACCATATTGGAGAGAAACCTTGAAGTAGGAGAACTGGCCTTTCCGGGCACGCCGGTAATCACCCTGGCCGATCTTACGAGGCCGTGGATAAAGATATATGTGCAGGAAAAACGGATCGGGAGGGTAAAACTTGGTCAGAAGGCCGTTATAACCGTTGATTCATTCAAAGACAGAAATTTCAGCGGGAAGGTTGTTTCCATAGCCAACAAGGCGGAGTTTACTCCCAAGACAATCCAGACAAAAGAGGAACGCGTGAAGCTCGTCTTCGCCGTGAAGATAGCCGTGGAAAACCCCGGCATATCCCTGAAGCCCGGGATGCCGGCCGATGCGGAAATCATTTTGGGAGAAGAGAAGTGATCGCCGTTCGATCATTAACAAAATCATTCGGGGACCTGCGAGCCGTTTCCTCCCTGGATTTTGACGTGCGCAGAGGGGAAATTTTTGGCATAGTGGGTCCCGATGGCGCCGGCAAGAGTACGATTCTTCGCATGTTGTCAACAATACTGGTTCCCGAAGAGGGGAATATTAGTATTGATGGTATGGATATTTTCCGGAACCAGAATACCGTCAAGGAGATGATTGCCTACATGCCGCAGCGTTTCGGTCTTTACGAAGACCTCACTGTTGAGGAAAATATCTTTTTTTTCGGCAGGCTCTTCGGGCTGAAGAAAAAGCAGATCAGGGAACGCCTTCCCGTGCTCTATGGTTTCAGCAGCCTGGGGCCCTTCAGCGACAGACTGGCGGGAAAACTTTCAGGCGGGATGAAACAGAAGCTGGGCCTGGCCTGCTGCCTGGTCCACAGGCCCCGTCTTATTCTCCTGGATGAACCTACCAACGGAGTCGATCCCGTGTCCCGGAGAGAATTCTGGAAGATACTCTATGAGCTGCTCAGCGACGGCGTGACCATCGTGGTGAGCACGGCCTATCTCGACGAGGCGGAACGCTGCAGTCGTGTGGCCCTCATGTACCAGGGTAAATTCATTCGCATCGGTGAGCCCCGTGAGGTAAGGATGATGATCGGCGAGTACCTCCTGGAGATACTCTGCGACAGGCCCCGGGAGGCCGAGGAGGTTCTCAGGACAGTGAAGGAATACAGGAAGATCATCAGGAGCGGGGAGTCGCTGCGTATTTTTGTCGGCAATGCACAGCGCTATAAAAAGGCAATAGAGTCCCTGCTTAAAGCAAAGGGAATTACCGTCAGGGAAATACGGACCATTGCTCCTTCCCTGGAGGACACCTTTGTGGAAGTCATCGTGAGGGAGGAATCACTGTCATGAAAGCAGTCAGATCTTTGCAGAGGATCATGGCCCTGGCAGATAAGGAATGGATACAGATCCGGCGTGATGCCCGCAGCCTCATACTATCGCTCATCGCACCGGCTCTGCTGGTTGTGCTTTTTGGCTATGCTCTTAATATGGATGTTAAGCATGTTTCCATAACGATCATGGACCAGGACAGAACCGCCTTTTCTCGGCAGATGATCGAAAAATTTTCACACACGGAGTATCTGCAGATACACGGCTATGCTAAGACTTACAAAGAGATTGATAAGCTTCTGAACAGCGGCGAGGCTTCCCTGGCCCTGGTAATTCCTCCTGACTTTACGCGGCGAGTAAAGGCCGGTCGAAAAGCAAAACTGCAACTTCTGGTGGATGGTTCCGATTCCATGTCTTCTACGGTGGCGGCAGGATATGTACAGGCCATTCTTATGGAATTCAATCTGGATGTGCAGATGAAAGGCCTGAATCGCGCCGGAATATCAAAACTGCGCCTACCCCTGGATGTCAGGAGCCGTGTCTGGTATAACGAGGAGTTGCAGAGTAAGAACCTGATTATTCCGGGAATTATCGTCATCATCCTTGCTATCATTTCGGCCCTAATTACGTCGCTGACTATATCGCGCGAGTGGGAGCGGGGTACCATGGAGACCCTCATTACAACGCCGGTACGACCCTTTGAGGTGATGACCGGGAAGCTCATCCCCTATCTCATAATAGGGACCTTCGATGTGGTTATGACGTTTCTTGTGGGATATTTTTTCTTCGGCATTTACCTGAGAGGCAGCTTTATTGAACTGCTGCTGCTCTCGGTGCTTTTTCTTATCGGCACTTCCACCCTGGGGATACTGATATCCTCGGTTACGAAGGTACAGGTCCTTTCCATACAGGCCGCCGTGGTGGTGACCTATCTCCCGTCATTCATCCTTTCAGGATTTGTTTTTCCCATTCAGAATATGCCTATGGTAATCCAGGCAATCACCTATCTCATCCCGGCAAAATATATGATAACCATAATCAAGGGAATTGTCCTGAAAGGAACGGCCGCGTCGCTTCTTGCAACCCAGATTGTTTTCATGGCGGTCTTCGCCGTGGTGGCCGTGCTTATTGGAATCCGGAAATTCAGGCTTACGATCAATGATTGAGGGGTAGGGGAATAATGAACTTTATAAATCCCATGAATGTCCGGAGCATGCTGAAAAAGGAATTCAAGCAGCTTTTCCGGGATCCGCGTATGCGGGCCATGATTGTCGGGCCCCCCATTATCATGCTCATGCTCTTCGGATACGCCGTTAATACCGATGTAAACGAGGTAAGGATGGCCGTAATAGACGGGGACAGGACCGCCATGAGCAGGGATTTCATAAGCGCCTTCACATCATCGCCTACTTTTGAGTTCTACGCCTATGTTGATTCCCCGGCAAAGGCCGTAGAGATGCTGGACCGGGGAGATATTGATTTTTTCATGCAGATCGAGAGGGGCTTTTCACGTAATATAAGAAAGGGCCTTACTGCCGGTGCGCAGGTGATCATTGACGGTTCAGACTCAAGCCGGGCTTCGGTGATTATTTCATATATCAATGCCGTGATTCTGGCCCGCACCCAGGATTTCATGAAGGACAGGATCAGGCTGGCCGTTCTGCAGCAAGGGGCTGCGGGCCGGAAAATGCCCGGTAGTATCAATCTGGAGCAGAGAATATTTTTCAATCAGGATCTTACCAGCAGAAATTTCTTTCTTCCCGGCGTTATCGGGCTGCTCATCGCGCTGTTAACCATTATGGTAACATCCATGTCCATTGTCAAAGAAAGGGAATCAGGGACCATTGAGCAGATTAACGTGTCTCCCCTGCGCCCCCTTGAGTATATCCTGGGGAAGATGATCCCCTTTGCACTGGTGGCTTTTGTCGACATCTGCATTATAGTATTCCTGGCAATTACATGGTTCAATGTCCCCTTTCAGGGCAGTTTTATTTTTCTGCTCTTCAGCGGCGTTGTATTCATTCTTTCAACGCTGGCCGTAGGGCTTTATATTTCCACTATCTCGACGACACAGCAGCAGGCCATGCTCTCTTCATTTTTGTTTTTTTTACCCGCCATGCTGCTCTCAGGATTCGTTTTCCCCATATATTCCATGCCGGAAAGCATCCAGCTCGTAACCTATTTAAATCCACTGCGGTATTTTATGACGATAATACGTTCTGTTTTTCTGAAGGGAGGCAACATCATGATATTATGGAAGGATCTTTTTCTTTTACTTCTCCTTGGAGCAACGCTCCTGTTCATGAGCGTTAAACGATACAGCAAGAGGATGGCCTGACAATGGAATATTCCGTTGATGTACGAAACCTGACACGGACCTTTGGCGATTTCACCGCCGTGAACAATGTGAGTTTTTCGGTCAAAAAAGGCGAGATATTCGGTTTTCTGGGTCCCAACGGCGCCGGGAAAAGCACCACAATTAAAATGCTCTGCGGCCTCCTCATGCCCTCTTCCGGCGAGGGGCATGTTGCCGGCATGGACATCATGGACCAGCAGGAGGAGATCAAAAAAATAATCGGGTACATGTCCCAGCGTTTTTCACTGTATGACGATCTATCGGTAAAGGAGAACCTCGAGTTTTTCGGCAGCATCTATGGGCTGCAGGGAGCGAGGCTCAGGGAGAGGATGGAATTCGTTATTGATATGGTGGGTCTGGAAGAACGACGTGACTCATTGGTTAAAAATCTTCCCGGCGGTATAAAACAGCGGCTGTCACTGGGAACGGCCATAATCCATGATCCGCCGGTTCTATTCCTCGATGAACCGACATCGGGAGTTGACCCCCTCATGCGCCGGACATTCTGGGAACAGATATACGCCTTTTCAGCCCAGGGCAAGACCATTTTCGTGACAACGCATTATATGGATGAGGCGGAGCATTGTGACCGGATAGCCCTCATTATAGCCGGAACCATCATTGCCCTGGATACGCCCGACAGCCTGAAAAATACAATTCCCAGTGATGTTTTTCTCATCCGGAGCGATTCATTTCTTGATACCTTTGAGATTCTTTCCCGGCAGGATTTTGTCCAGGAGGCTGCACTTTTCGGAACAGATATACACATTATAGTAAAGGACGGTCGGGGAATAACGCAGCGCATTCGTTCCCTCTTAGAGGAAAAGGATGGCAAGCGTATCATGATACGGAAAATCAGGCCCTCCCTGGAGGATGTTTTCGTTGTCCATTCAAGGAATTATGGTCTGTGATGGGGATAATCTAAGATCCTTTTACCACAACAGCAGTTCCGCTAGTATCGGCCCTGTACAGGGATTTCATGACGGACTGAATCTCCTCGGCATTTTTATTGAGCACCGTGGAAAGCGATGACAGCTCCTCTGAGATGGCCGCGTTGTTCTGACTGATCTGGTTCAACTGGTCCATGCCGGCGCTCACCTGTTCGATCCCCGTATCCAGCTCTTCCGTGGCAGAATTCACCTCCTGGACCAGGGAAGCCGTTTTTCGTATGCTGTCGAAGATATCATTAAGCAGCACACGGGCCTGACCGGAAACGCCGACACTGTGTTGGGCCAGCTCGCTTATTTCTTTTGATGCATTCTGGCTCTTTTCCGCCAGTTTGCGCACCTCGCCCGCTACAACGGCAAACCCCCTCCCGCTTTCACCGGCCCGTGCGGCCTCGATGGCGGCGTTCAGGGCGAGGAGATTGGTCTGATAGGCTATGTCTTCTATGATGCTGATCCGCTTTGATATCTTATTTATCGCCTCGATGGTTTCACCGATGACGATGCCGCCTTCTTCGGCCTTCCGGGTTGTCTCAACGGCTATACTGTCGGTTTTCCGCATGTTGCCGGCTGTCTGTTTTACCATGGCCGCCATCTCCTGAGAGGATGATGATATCTGTTCCACGTTGGAAGCCTGGGAATTGGCGCCGTCACTAAGCTGGGTTGATGTGGCGTTTATCTGGTTCGAGGCCTCGGCGAGCCTGCCGATCATATCGCCCATGGACCGGATAAGATTATCCTGGTTTTTCATGATATCTTCCATGTCCTGCCTTTTCTGCAGTGAATCGGAAATGGCAGTTTTCATAATGCGGATGATGAGGATGCAGATGAGCGTTACAAAGGAGATTACGGAGGCATAAACGGTTATCTGTGTAGACCTGATAACGGATTCAAGATCTGCCTGGTTGAGAACCACGATGGTCATGATGACTGAGGATAGGGATATGACAGCGATGGTGATTATATCGCTGAAAAGGGCAGCCAGGACAATCATTACCATGAAGAGGATGGGGGTTACCGAACCGCCGGTCCTGTTTGCGTACACTAAGAGCATGGTGGGCAGGTGGGAGCCGTAAACAATGGCGTAGGAAGCCATACGGTATTTCCCGGCACGAAGAAGCAGCAGAACGAAGATCAGCATGACATAAAGACTTATTCGGAATACATAATCGACGGCTTTGAATCCCCGCATAGAGCTGGCTATCATTTCAGGAAGAAGAAGCAGGGCGCTGATGAACATGTAGTACATCAATGTTCTTGCCTTAAGCTGAACATCTATCGAGCTGTCCTTAAATCTTCGTAGGAAAAAGTTCTCAAGTGTTTGAAACATGGGTTTCCTCCGCTGATTATGCTGATATGTGGTTTATATGAAACTGCCTCAGTATAGATCAAAAACAGAGGGCCATCAATATAATTATCCAGAAATCAGCAAATTAATCCACGTGATGCATGGCATTGTCTTGACTGCTTCCGGATGTATGATATGATATTCGTGCCTTTATAAGTGCTCAAAGGGGAGGAAATAAGAAAAAGATATGGAAGATAACAAAAAATTATCCCTGCAGTTTACCGGTAATGGCGGCGATCTGTTTATCATTTATCTGATCAACGCACTACTGATACCTTTCACTCTGGGAATTTATTTTTTCTGGGGAAGCGTGAAGATTAAAAAATATTTTCATGAAAACCTGGAATTTTTAGGCGGCCGGTTCGGCTATCATGCCACGGGGAAGGAGCGATTTTTCGGTTTTCTCAAGGCAGTAGCAATGGTCATTGTTCTGGGTGCTGCTATGTTTGTCTTGATGAAACTGCTGTCATTCATCGTTGGAGAGAAGGCAGCAGCCATTATAATAATGATTTTTTTATACGGCGGAATTATAATACTTATTCCCGTCATACAGGTGGGAACACTGCGGTATAATCTGAGCAGGACCTCGTGGAAGGAATACCGTTTCCGCTTTACCGGAAGGCCCTCAGATATGTTGGTTATCTATATCAAGGGTCTTGTTCTTACAGCAATAACACTGGGAATATATGCTCCATGGTTCATCTGCAGTCTTTCGGCCTTTATCATGGGCAATACAAAAATAGGGAATGAAAGTTTTGAGTATACGGGGAACGGGAAGGATCTTCTTTTCAAGGTTGTAAAAGGGATTCTTCTTTCAATTATAACCCTGGGCATATATGTGCCGTGGTACATCGCGGACATTGAAAGGTACAACTGGGAACATACGCTGTTTCAGGGCAAGCCTTTCAAATCCGACATGACGGGAGGACAGCTTTTTGGAGCCATGCTGATATCAACCATACTGGTTATGTTCACGTTTGGAATCGGCTTCGCCTGGGCCGTTGTGCGGATCCGGAAGGTTTATCTCGATTCCCTGTCCATAACGGCTGAACCCGATATTATCGGTCTTGTTAATATCGATGATAAGGATGCCTCGGCGACTACATCGGGGGTAGAGGATCTGGGATCTCTTCTTGATACGCTGGCTGATTTTATCGGCTAATGATATGAAATCTGTTTACATTCCATGGCACCGGTCCTGCCGGTGCTGCGGAATGGATCGTACTTTTCATGTAACAGCCTCCTCTCTGACAAATTTGATTACTATTTGACAAAATTATTTATGTTCCAGACTATAACTCCAATTGCACTTTAACAGTTGCATCACCTGGTGAAGCATTGAAGGATTGGAATATGAATACCGGTATTAAGCAGATACCTGATCCGGCACGTGAAACGAGGCGTATAACATGGATCGGTCTTGGCGTTAATCTTTTTCTTACTGCCGTTAAGTTTATTACCGGTATTGCCGGGTCAAGTCAGGCTGTAATTGCCGACGCCTTCCACAGTTTTTCCGACATAATAACCGATGTTGCCGTACTCTTCGGAGTCCGGTACTGGTCAGCCCCGGCCGACGAGGATCATCCCTACGGGCATTCGCGTATTGAAACGATCATTACGGCTTTTATCGCCCTTGCTCTTTTTACTGCAGGCATTGGTATCGGGTGGAATGCCATTTCCACCATACGGAATCCCGATGTGGTGCGGCCCAGACTCATCGCCGTTATTGGCGCCGCATTCTCCATAATACTGAAAGAATATCTCTACCACTGGACGGTTCGTGTCGGAAAAAGAATAAAATCCCAGGCACTCATCGCCAACGCCTGGCATCACCGGTCCGATGCATTCAGTTCAATCCCGGCTCTTATAGCCGTATTGCTGGCATCACTTTTACCCGGCCTGGCATTCATTGACCACCTGGGCGCCTTCATTGTATCTCTTTTTATAGCTAAAGTTTCGTGGGATCTTATTAAACCGACTCTATCGGAGCTCACTGACCGCGGCGCTGATCAGCGGGATATTGAGAGGATAAAAACAATAGCCCTGGAGGTGGAGGGAGTAAAAGAGGTTCACGCCATTCGTTCACGGCGCCACGGCAGGGGGTTTTTTCTTGACCTGCATGTGCTGGTGGACGATGATAAGACGGTCCGTGACGGACATGAGATCACCCGCACTGTTAAACACCGGCTTCTTGAAAGCGGGCCGGGAATTATTGATGTAATAATACATCTGGAACCCTTCATTGCATGCACGCGGACACTAAAGCGGTGATGTATTAATAAATGAAAGGTCTTTTCACGCGGTGCAGGTAAAAAATTGATGAATACCTGTTCCGGGGTTAAATATAGTTGGTGAGTATTTCCAGCATGGCGGCGTCAAGGGAGCCATACCTGTTTTTAAGGTCCTGTTTCAGGATTTCCGTTTCCCGGTCGGGTCTGAAGTCCCGGAGATACCGGTACCGTCCTGTCCGTCTGCCAACGATGTAGGTTTCCCTGTCATCGGGATCCATATTAAAAAATGAATCAATAACTCCAGTCATGATAGATCGGTCTCCGGGAAGAGAGCCTTCGATGTCCTCGATGAGATTCATGATGTGGTCACTTTTCAAAACGCTTGTTATGTTGTCGAGATTTTCAATGAAGAGGCGTATTTCCCTGACTTTATCCTCCTCGGGTACCGGGGTCCATTTTCCTGCAAGCATGAGATCGTGAAGCGGTGTCCCGGGAACGGGAATCGTGCTGCGCAGGCGGATGAAAGTGGGATTGATGGCGCTCAGAACACGGGCCGATTCCCGGGCGTTTTCCCCGGAGAATTCAGTGCCGCCTGATCCCGGCATAAAATACTGGGAAAGTTCAAATCCGGCGTCCATGGCTTTTTTACCGGCGTCGATCTGCCTTTCGGCAGTTACTCCTTTCTGTATCATTTCCAGTACGCTGTCCGATCCGGATTCCATACCGATGTGTATGCGGTTAAGACCCGCTTCCCTGAGTTGGCGGAGTTCCTCGGGGCTTTTACGGCTTACAGTGTGCGCCCTTGCATAAGATGTTATGCGTTTTATGGTAGGAAACTTTTCACGTATATATTTGAGAATATCCGCGAGCTCCGTAGTTTTCATTATAAGTGAATCGGCATCCTGCAGGAACAGGCTCTCCATGCCGTGATGAAGCCAGAAGGCAACCTGCTGAATATATTCAGTCCCGATGCCATGGGTTGAAGCAATGTCCTGCATCAGTGATCCGTTGATGATCCCCGATTCACTCGTGCATTTCAGTATTTCAGCGGCAATAAAATACATACTGTCAATATCATGCCTGATCTCTTCGGGGGTACGCAGGGAAAATTTTTGTCCCTTGTATACCGGGCAGAAAGCGCAGCGGTTCCAGGGGCAGTTTCTTGTAAGTCTCAGCAGAATGCTCGAGGCTTCGCTGGGAGGCCTGATGGGACCAAGTTCAAAAGTGTAATGCATGATTATTCCCGCTTAAAATAGTATAGTGT
The Spirochaetae bacterium HGW-Spirochaetae-1 DNA segment above includes these coding regions:
- a CDS encoding ABC transporter permease, coding for MNFINPMNVRSMLKKEFKQLFRDPRMRAMIVGPPIIMLMLFGYAVNTDVNEVRMAVIDGDRTAMSRDFISAFTSSPTFEFYAYVDSPAKAVEMLDRGDIDFFMQIERGFSRNIRKGLTAGAQVIIDGSDSSRASVIISYINAVILARTQDFMKDRIRLAVLQQGAAGRKMPGSINLEQRIFFNQDLTSRNFFLPGVIGLLIALLTIMVTSMSIVKERESGTIEQINVSPLRPLEYILGKMIPFALVAFVDICIIVFLAITWFNVPFQGSFIFLLFSGVVFILSTLAVGLYISTISTTQQQAMLSSFLFFLPAMLLSGFVFPIYSMPESIQLVTYLNPLRYFMTIIRSVFLKGGNIMILWKDLFLLLLLGATLLFMSVKRYSKRMA
- a CDS encoding cation-efflux pump, whose translation is MNTGIKQIPDPARETRRITWIGLGVNLFLTAVKFITGIAGSSQAVIADAFHSFSDIITDVAVLFGVRYWSAPADEDHPYGHSRIETIITAFIALALFTAGIGIGWNAISTIRNPDVVRPRLIAVIGAAFSIILKEYLYHWTVRVGKRIKSQALIANAWHHRSDAFSSIPALIAVLLASLLPGLAFIDHLGAFIVSLFIAKVSWDLIKPTLSELTDRGADQRDIERIKTIALEVEGVKEVHAIRSRRHGRGFFLDLHVLVDDDKTVRDGHEITRTVKHRLLESGPGIIDVIIHLEPFIACTRTLKR
- a CDS encoding DUF898 domain-containing protein, giving the protein MEDNKKLSLQFTGNGGDLFIIYLINALLIPFTLGIYFFWGSVKIKKYFHENLEFLGGRFGYHATGKERFFGFLKAVAMVIVLGAAMFVLMKLLSFIVGEKAAAIIIMIFLYGGIIILIPVIQVGTLRYNLSRTSWKEYRFRFTGRPSDMLVIYIKGLVLTAITLGIYAPWFICSLSAFIMGNTKIGNESFEYTGNGKDLLFKVVKGILLSIITLGIYVPWYIADIERYNWEHTLFQGKPFKSDMTGGQLFGAMLISTILVMFTFGIGFAWAVVRIRKVYLDSLSITAEPDIIGLVNIDDKDASATTSGVEDLGSLLDTLADFIG
- a CDS encoding multidrug ABC transporter ATP-binding protein — encoded protein: MEYSVDVRNLTRTFGDFTAVNNVSFSVKKGEIFGFLGPNGAGKSTTIKMLCGLLMPSSGEGHVAGMDIMDQQEEIKKIIGYMSQRFSLYDDLSVKENLEFFGSIYGLQGARLRERMEFVIDMVGLEERRDSLVKNLPGGIKQRLSLGTAIIHDPPVLFLDEPTSGVDPLMRRTFWEQIYAFSAQGKTIFVTTHYMDEAEHCDRIALIIAGTIIALDTPDSLKNTIPSDVFLIRSDSFLDTFEILSRQDFVQEAALFGTDIHIIVKDGRGITQRIRSLLEEKDGKRIMIRKIRPSLEDVFVVHSRNYGL
- a CDS encoding multidrug ABC transporter ATP-binding protein, which translates into the protein MIAVRSLTKSFGDLRAVSSLDFDVRRGEIFGIVGPDGAGKSTILRMLSTILVPEEGNISIDGMDIFRNQNTVKEMIAYMPQRFGLYEDLTVEENIFFFGRLFGLKKKQIRERLPVLYGFSSLGPFSDRLAGKLSGGMKQKLGLACCLVHRPRLILLDEPTNGVDPVSRREFWKILYELLSDGVTIVVSTAYLDEAERCSRVALMYQGKFIRIGEPREVRMMIGEYLLEILCDRPREAEEVLRTVKEYRKIIRSGESLRIFVGNAQRYKKAIESLLKAKGITVREIRTIAPSLEDTFVEVIVREESLS
- a CDS encoding radical SAM protein; its protein translation is MHYTFELGPIRPPSEASSILLRLTRNCPWNRCAFCPVYKGQKFSLRTPEEIRHDIDSMYFIAAEILKCTSESGIINGSLMQDIASTHGIGTEYIQQVAFWLHHGMESLFLQDADSLIMKTTELADILKYIREKFPTIKRITSYARAHTVSRKSPEELRQLREAGLNRIHIGMESGSDSVLEMIQKGVTAERQIDAGKKAMDAGFELSQYFMPGSGGTEFSGENARESARVLSAINPTFIRLRSTIPVPGTPLHDLMLAGKWTPVPEEDKVREIRLFIENLDNITSVLKSDHIMNLIEDIEGSLPGDRSIMTGVIDSFFNMDPDDRETYIVGRRTGRYRYLRDFRPDRETEILKQDLKNRYGSLDAAMLEILTNYI